The following coding sequences lie in one Apium graveolens cultivar Ventura chromosome 3, ASM990537v1, whole genome shotgun sequence genomic window:
- the LOC141715072 gene encoding uncharacterized protein LOC141715072, with translation MASNLKEMYANLVLENEEEDGVFITNEELPVKEQSFVLIGRFLTEKNINFNAMQNVMASLWRPKEGMEIHELGEQRFSFVFFHKLDLQKVIEGGPWTFEQSLLLYHILGENENPHTVPLNNMDIWMQVYDVPKGLISENLLQNIGNFVGKFVKSDSNNINGVWKMFLRIRVTLNVEKPIKRRMKLRRESGECNWVNFKYERLSLFCFVCGVLGHSERDCSVVYAHLDKVIEKAYGAWLRAPMKGGKQQNLGAKWLRNAAGTSSKDDRKTESTTL, from the coding sequence ATGGCGAGTAATCTCAAAGAGATGTATGCTAATCTGGTGTTGGAAAATGAGGAGGAGGATGGAGTATTCATTACTAATGAAGAGCTACCAGTAAAAGAACAGTCTTTTGTGCTAATCGGTCGGTTTTTAACGGAGAAAAACATCAACTTTAATGCAATGCAGAACGTGATGGCATCCTTATGGAGACCAAAAGAAGGTATGGAAATACATGAATTGGGAGAGCAGCGATTCTCTTTTGTATTTTTTCATAAATTGGATCTACAGAAGGTGATTGAAGGCGGACCTTGGACGTTTGAACAGAGCTTGTTGTTATATCATATCTTAGGAGAAAATGAGAATCCGCATACAGTTCCACTGAATAATATGGATATATGGATGCAAGTTTATGATGTGCCAAAGGGGTTAATATCTGAGAATCTGTTACAAAACATTGGCAATTTTGTAGGTAAGTTTGTCAAATCTGATTCTAATAATATTAATGGAGTATGGAAGATGTTCTTGCGTATTCGAGTCACGTTGAATGTGGAGAAACCTATTAAGCGCAGGATGAAATTAAGAAGAGAAAGTGGAGAGTGTAACTGGGTGAATTTCAAGTATGAAAGATTAAGTTTGTTTTGTTTTGTCTGTGGTGTTTTGGGACATTCGGAGAGAGATTGCTCAGTGGTGTATGCTCATCTAGATAAAGTTATAGAGAAGGCGTATGGGGCTTGGCTCAGAGCACCGATGAAGGGAGGAAAACAGCAAAATTTAGGAGCTAAATGGTTGAGAAATGCGGCGGGGACGAGTAGCAAGGATGATCGGAAAACAGAGTCAACAACCTTATAG
- the LOC141715073 gene encoding uncharacterized protein LOC141715073, whose protein sequence is MSLLAWNCRGLGNPRAVRFLKEITQQLKPSIIFLSETLSKLKKIEEICKSLHFAGWWGIEAQGHSGGLALLWKNEDGCKVLDGTKHYIDFEVENSQVGRWRYTGFYGCPERERRRESWAILRDLAGRSTLPWCIIDLGFKGEKFTWEKSRGNHGWVQERLDRGLTNNSWRNLFPMAEIQVLEVATSDHLPLFLNLKKQVFEVKARRFRFENSWLKEKECREIVKHRVGGGAIREYKQEISKCHEKLRRLRSRRDGHGIHMYNEVRWEYMRLLEKQETYWKQRAKQFWLQGGDKNTRFFHNYASGRKRLNALQRIKNDEGEWKETNEEIQEVIEKYFTDLFTARTVDGRLSDREMVKTVSARENEDLVAEITPEEVKEAAFSMHPDKAPGPDGLNPGFFQVFWNIVGTDVVLFCQKFLQTGELPNEINHAVVRLIPKTKVPQNMTELRPISLCNVLVRILSKVMVNRLKPCLGSVISEVQSAFVEGRLLTDNAMIAFEVNHYMRRRTQGNRGLAGLKIDISKAYDRLEWGFIRNMMMKFGFHEVWIDRIMTFISTVSYGFLHNGMEMGRVIPTRGVRQGDPIFPYIYIMCAEGLSAMLRSNVEAGLIHGCTVARDAPNISHLFFADDCYLSFKATEVEANNMKRILNRYESISGQQINFGKSTVVFSPNTKVEDRRKVCDKLGVTEIDKPGNYLGMPMVISRNRVATFSFLLDRVDQKLQAWGNKTLSKAGKVLLLKTSAQTVPNFWMSLMLIPLEVCDGIEKKFNVFWWGKNSSNGGIRWLSWDKLCQVKEAGGLGFKKLREFNITMLAKQAWRLVNNCNPVVTALMKARYYPRSEFLNAKIGSNPSYIWRSILEAQDVVRQGMRKKIGDGKSTLIWQDPWLPCAQNGCITTERYPQLEHTTVDQLMDEDQMGWDEEILEDLFNERDRRLMKQVHIPIRKRDDSWYWLFDDTGRFTVRSCYRKIKGESDCPDRRFWNKVWGLKLPGKVVNFVWRMCRDVLPTAANLITKHVNVVDRCAWCHNHVEDSLHVLFQCDFDVQVWTDVGMLSLISMMPGDTVLQVTKRVLSNSSKEQGAMFGMVCWALWYRRNKWIWERVTMSVFGVKSMALNMWSDWSKAREVDDQRETQRQRRVSTWCKPPLQWIKINTDAACDTEGGLTSLGCVIRDDTGQFVRARSRRLQAICQPRVAEALSLREALSWTKEWRSSRCVFETDAKVLVDAINATKDKQGCSTFDTIVDDCRELIKHYEEVLIMFVPRSANSVAHLLAKGAYSMSDLQEWLITAPDFIMCNLALEAI, encoded by the exons ATGAGTCTGTTAGCATGGAATTGCCGTGGGCTGGGTAATCCACGAGCAGTTCGTTTCTTGAAAGAAATTACCCAACAGCTTAAACCTAGTATTATTTTTTTGtctgaaacattatcaaaattaaAAAAGATAGAAGAAATATGTAAAAGTTTGCATTTTGCGGGATGGTGGGGAATAGAAGCTCAAGGACATAGTGGTGGTTTGGCGTTGTTATGGAAGAATGAGGATGGGTGTAAGGTTTTAGATGGCACTAAACATTACATTGATTTTGAGGTGGAAAACAGTCAGGTTGGAAGATGGAGATACACTGGATTCTACGGGTGTCCTGAAAGGGAGAGAAGGAGAGAATCATGGGCTATTCTTCGGGATTTAGCTGGTAGATCAACGCTTCCATGGTGCATTATAG ATTTGGGATTCAAGGGGGAAAAGTTTACGTGGGAAAAGTCTCGAGGAAATCATGGTTGGGTTCAGGAAAGGCTAGATCGTGGTCTCACAAATAATTCATGGAGAAATCTGTTTCCTATGGCGGAAATTCAAGTCTTAGAAGTGGCCACATCTGACCACTTACCGTTGTTTTTAAATTTGAAGAAGCAGGTTTTTGAGGTTAAGGCAAGGAGGTTTAGATTTGAAAATAGTTGGCTTAAAGAGAAAGAATGCAGGGAGATTGTAAAACATA GAGTGGGGGGAGGTGCAATTAGAGAATACAAGCAAGAAATAAGTAAGTGTCATGAAAAGCTGCGAAGGCTGAGATCAAGGAGAGATGGGCATGGTATTCATATGTATAATGAGGTTCGATGGGAATACATGAGGCTGTTAGAGAAGCAAGAAACGTATTGGAAACAAAGGGCCAAGCAATTCTGGTTACAAGGCGGAGACAAGAATACACGTTTCTTTCATAATTATGCTTCTGGGAGAAAAAGGTTGAATGCTTTGCAACGTATTAAAAATGATGAGGGAGAGTGGAAAGAAACGAATGAGGAGATACAGGAGGTTATTGAAAAATATTTCACTGATCTATTTACAGCAAGGACGGTGGATGGAAGACTTAGTGACAGGGAGATGGTTAAAACTGTATCTGCAAGAGAAAATGAAGATTTAGTAGCAGAAATTACACCTGAGGAAGTGAAGGAAGCAGCCTTTTCTATGCACCCTGATAAGGCACCAGGGCCGGATGGCCTAAACCCAGGTTTTTTTCAAGTTTTTTGGAACATTGTTGGTACTGATGTGGTCTTATTTTGTCAAAAGTTTTTGCAAACAGGAGAGCTACCGAATGAGATTAATCATGCTGTGGTAAGATTGATCCCTAAGACAAAAGTTCCACAAAATATGACTGAGTTGCGTCCTATTTCTCTCTGTAATGTGTTAGTCAGAATATTGTCAAAGGTAATGGTGAATAGATTAAAGCCATGTTTAGGTTCTGTGATATCTGAGGTGCAGAGTGCGTTTGTGGAAGGGAGATTATTAACTGATAATGcaatgattgcatttgaagtgAATCATTACATGAGAAGACGGACGCAAGGGAATAGGGGATTAGCAGGGTTAAAAATCGATATTTCAAAGGCATACGACAGACTGGAGTGGGGATTTATTAGAAATATGATGATGAAATTCGGTTTTCATGAGGTGTGGATTGACAGAATCATGACTTTTATTTCGACGGTATCTTATGGTTTTCTGCATAATGGAATGGAGATGGGAAGAGTGATTCCAACCCGTGGCGTACGACAGGGGGACCCAATTTTTCCCTACATTTACATCATGTGTGCTGAGGGTTTAAGCGCTATGTTGAGAAGCAATGTTGAAGCTGGGCTTATTCATGGATGTACAGTGGCTAGGGATGCACCAAAcatttctcacttattttttgCAGACGACTGTTACCTATCCTTCAAGGCTACGGAGGTGGAAGCAAATAATATGAAACGTATCTTAAACAGATATGAGTCGATCTCAGGACAGCAAATCAACTTTGGGAAGTCTACAGTTGTGTTCTCTCCTAACACGAAGGTGGAGGATAGAAGAAAAGTTTGTGATAAGTTGGGAGTGACTGAAATTGATAAACCAGGGAATTACTTGGGAATGCCCATGGTAATTAGTCGAAATCGAGTTGCAACCTTCTCATTCTTACTCGATCGAGTAGACCAGAAACTGCAAGCATGGGGAAACAAGACTTTGTCAAAGGCTGGGAAGGTTTTGTTACTAAAAACATCTGCCCAGACAGTTCCAAACTTTTGGATGAGTCTGATGTTAATTCCATTAGAAGTTTGTGATGGGATTGAGAAAAAATTTAATGTTTTTTGGTGGGGGAAGAACAGTTCGAATGGAGGAATAAGATGGCTTTCATGGGACAAGCTTTGTCAAGTAAAGGAGGCTGGAGGTCTTGGGTTTAAGAAGCTGAGGGAATTTAATATCACAATGTTGGCAAAGCAAGCATGGCGTTTAGTTAATAACTGCAATCCTGTAGTTACAGCTCTAATGAAGGCCAGGTATTACCCACGCTCTGAATTTTTGAATGCTAAAATTGGAAGTAACCCGAGTTATATTTGGCGGAGTATTCTTGAGGCTCAGGATGTGGTACGACAGGGAATGAGAAAAAAAATAGGAGATGGAAAGAGTACGTTGATATGGCAAGACCCATGGTTGCCCTGTGCTCAAAATGGCTGTATAACAACTGAACGGTATCCACAGTTGGAACATACCACAGTTGATCAGTTGATGGATGAGGATCAGATGGGTTGGGATGAAGAGATTCTAGAAGACTTATTTAACGAAAGGGATAGGAGACTGATGAAACAAGTTCATATTCCTATTCGAAAACGGGATGATTCTTGGTACTGGTTGTTTGATGACACAGGTAGGTTCACCGTACGGAGCTGTTACCGTAAAATAAAGGGAGAAAGTGATTGTCCTGATAGAAGGTTTTGGAATAAAGTCTGGGGACTCAAGCTTCCAGGAAAAGTAGTGAATTTTGTTTGGCGAATGTGTAGAGATGTGCTGCCAACGGCTGCTAATCTGATCACTAAACATGTCAATGTCGTGGATAGATGTGCTTGGTGTCATAATCATGTTGAGGACAGTTTACACGTACTGTTTCAGTGTGACTTTGATGTTCAAGTATGGACTGATGTAGGTATGCTTAGTTTGATATCAATGATGCCTGGCGACACGGTTTTACAAGTGACTAAAAGAGTTCTGAGTAATAGTAGTAAGGAACAGGGAGCTATGTTTGGTATGGTATGCTGGGCTTTATGGTACAGACGGAATAAATGGATATGGGAGAGGGTGACAATGTCCGTTTTTGGGGTGAAATCTATGGCACTAAATATGTGGTCTGATTGGAGTAAGGCCAGGGAGGTTGATGATCAGAGGGAGACTCAGAGGCAAAGAAGAGTCAGTACGTGGTGCAAACCACCTCTACAGTGGATAAAAATTAACACAGATGCAGCTTGTGATACAGAGGGAGGATTGACTAGCCTGGGATGTGTAATAAGGGATGATACTGGACAATTTGTTCGAGCTAGAAGCAGGAGGTTGCAGGCCATATGTCAACCAAGAGTTGCAGAAGCGTTAAGTCTGAGGGAAGCTCTATCATGGACGAAGGAATGGAGATCGAGTAGGTGTGTTTTTGAGACGGATGCCAAAGTTCTAGTAGATGCAATCAACGCAACAAAGGATAAACAAGGGTGTTCGACATTTGATACGATCGTTGATGATTGTAGGGAGTTGATTAAACACTACGAGGAAGTGTTAATTATGTTTGTTCCTAGATCAGCGAATAGCGTTGCCCATTTGTTAGCAAAGGGTGCTTATTCTATGTCTGATTTACAAGAGTGGCTTATTACCGCTCCTGATTTTATTATGTGTAACCTTGCTTTGGAAGCAATTTGA